TTACTTGCATATTTCTGGAATTCTAATTCAATATCGATTTTTCTAAATCCTTGGAAAAAATTCTTAAAGTGTTGTGTATCTATATCAATAATTGCTTGTATATATTCACCAAAAtcaattaaattatttttatccatatcataattttgaaataaaGTATATTTTTCTAAACTCCAATCACTTTTTTGTAAATCTGCATGAGATATAAAATTGTCCTTATCCTTGTCCATTTGGTTAAATGATGTTCTCCATATCATTAAATCGCTATCATCATAATCTTTTAAAATAGAGAATTGTTCTCTTAATTCATTTATCTTTGAATCatggattttatttttagttgATTCAGCCCAATAATAAGCTGATGTCATTCCATTCGTATAAGGATTGCCATTTccatgttcatttttttcatttgttaCATTGTTACTGAAATTTCGTCCTtgtatacataataaaaaattatttttaattacattattatttccGTATATATTTCTTACACAATTAATTTGACTTTTatctttataaaaatgttcaCATATTTTCCTTAAACCGCGTCGCATATTTCAAATATgaagtataaaaaaaataaaagagaaGATAATgtgtgatatatatattgggaagaaataaaaaaaaaaaatataatatatatttaagaaaATATCACATAAAAAATGCCTTTAtagtatttaaaaaaattataatatttagaaacctctaatttatttattaatgtgTTTATTGATtacttttaatataattgttcttttttttacttttatttggTCATATCATGTTGTGCATGCatgatttattttcttaAACCCGTATAACAATTTACAATGAATTGTACTTGAGAAAATTGGATGAAAAATTGGATGAAAAATTGGAGGTATttaaacaattatatatttttgtgtaaaaaaattataatgcaAAGGGTGAgatttataaataacaaaaaatataataaaataattaggTGCTTAAAGATGGAGAAGAAAGGAAAATTAGGATAAATATTGTAATTATGTGAATATTTAAAtctttatattaattttaaagatgccattttttttgcattattataaaattggaaCCACAATTGGTCTAAAAATGGTAAAGAGAAAGATattggaaataaaaataataaattttccaaaataaaacataattattatatgcatgtGTGTATGTATATAGCTTCATCTCATAAAGGctcatattttattcttGAATACCCTATTTGTTTTTTGAAAATCGATTATTtatctattattttaataaacgaaaaaaactataaaatataaaaataagctATGTGAATGTAGTATgcaaatatgtatataacaaaatattcaAACACATGAAAGACAAAAATATGTGCATCTATTTgtactatatattttttttaagtttacTAATTGGAATCATACTTATGCAATTTTAAAATGAATGtctctttatttaatttatatttttgcaaaaaaagaataataataaaaaaaaataatacttagttacaatatttttttgttttctacataaataattatttaaaaggcGCCCTTAAATCATTAACGTTATTATACACAACCTTTTCAAACTTTTTTAcccaaataaataataatttttatcacCTTTTTTCTCGTTCTTTCACTctatcattatatatatgcacacattTATGATGTGGCTGTTCTAATAAAAAGGTGATTTGTCTTCGTTTTTTTACCATCTTTAAATGTATCATCCATTATTTCCTTTCTGTTTAATATGGAActgaatttttttaaaataatacctaaatagaaaaaaaaattatgaacaagtcagaaaataaaaaaacggGCTAGCCAAAAAGGAGCTATATgcaactaaaaaaaatatatacatatttacatTTGTGTGCATGccatattatttaaacaaCTTTGTTGTGTAAATATGAACACGATTTTATGAACACGATTTTATGAACACAATTTTATGAACATTGCATagtatcaaaaaaaaatagacacgcgtgtataaaaaataatgcataCATGGGTATATTGTTTGTTTGccgttttattttttttatttcaaaaagTTAGCATATTGAGAACGACCGAAAATTTGATATCGCCCAACAAAGACAATTCTTACACCTTACATTTTAAGAATGTCAGAAAGAGATAAAACTGCATAAGATGATAAGATGATAAAATGGTGCATATTAGAGGTttcacatatattttttatgtattacttTATCCATTTCATGTTGCAGAAACAAAGATTTGTAATTCGAAGAAGTGAAGAGTCTGCATATAAAaactttttattatatgtagAAGAAATTTATAAAAGCACCGTTATATATccgattaaatatatttatgttagcAATTAAGAAATTAGagtatatataacaatatatgcaccatacatacatgcatacatttttgtatataatgaatttccGTTTTTTAAAGGATGTTCCTTTAGGATATTTCGaaaatttaatatcatataaaaaagaagatttaaaaaataaaaatttaaaagaatTTTGTGAAAATCAGAAAcaattatatgaaaataaagatgGCAACCAATTATGTTTTTGTTGTTATTGTACACAGTCTAGTATATTTCctttatattctaaattaaaatatagaagaaaaaaactattatgtaataaaaaaggtATATATACAccaaacatatttttttaatggaattaataaattattatacctATGTTCATATTAcaactttttttaaatattaattgtTCATACAAAATTGgggttaatttttttttaatatttttatctttccTCAATAGACAATAATGAGAATGTAATACTAACACTGTCatgcttaaaaaaaaaagcagaAAAATACCATGGATTTTATGTTCATAAAAGttccaatttttttatgttaaatGTTACAATGCAACAATTTGGTAGGTGCCTTACACACACATATGCCATATAGCCATTTATTTGGCCGCCTTATTTGGTGCCTTATTTGGTCGCCTTATTTGGCCGCCTTATTTTGTCGCCTTATCTCTTGGCCTTGTTTGTCTCCGTTTTTCGCACAGATTTAAACAATGAGCTATTTATAAAtagaaatgtaaaaaatatgagaATATTGAAAAGATAGCAAATTGGAAACATAAAATCGAggggaataaaaatatcatttatatttttcttattttattttgatcgATTAAAGATAAAACCGGAATTGGATAGAAagacatatttattaaattctTCAACATTCGAAATAGATGATGGTTAgaatagataaaaataatgtgtGCATATATGAATTACATTAATTGATAAAATGACtaagtttaaaaaaaaaatatatgaacatgttcatatttttagagatatttaatataaaaataagtttCGATGTTGAAAAGACACATCAGGTAAATGAGAACCACttgaaaaaatagaaaaagtaggaaaaatagaaaaaataaaacaacaatagtatatacacatatattgtaaatttttaagatgaaatatttaaactttttttatattagggAAATTCCATAGAAgggaattatatttttatggattcagaaatatttaaagaaaaagtaacattatatatacatatatattacttAATATATTGAAATAAAATGTGTAATAAATATCTATAGCGATACTATTGATAAGGTCTAAATTTATCACATTGTGTTAATATAACGATTCTGTACATATATGTTGTTATATTTCAGATAAATTTCGAAGACACATATATAGGTATAGACTTATATGTTATGTTGATTTAAACGATATTTATATCTGTATTGAATCCATAATTGTCTATTTTGTATGAAcagtacatatttttttcattatcaaAGACGATGAAATATTGAAGAAATCAGTAATAGTTAAATCCAGGAATTTGGATGATAAAGGAAATGGAtgtaacaaaataaataggTATCCTATAATATGGGAAAAGGAAAAGGGATTTTGTTCATTTCCCCAAAAttattgtttaaaaaaacagctagcttattttataaatatggggaaaaaaaatatatgaaaaaagaaagataGATAAACAAAATTTAGCAAAACAACgacataaaaaattgataGAATATGAAAAGCTGTTTTTAAAAGAATTACACAAAGGTCATAAAAAAAGATtagatgaaataaatgaaaaaaaaaaaaaaaaaaaaaaattgaaaaaccgaaaagaaataaaaatccGAGAAACTGATAAACGATTCTATCAAAAAGGGGAAAGAAACAAAAACCAGCAACAAAAGAAGGACCATATGAAAAGGAATGAAAATCAGAAACAAATCCGGGTCCAAAAAATTGAGAAAAAaattgagaaaaaaaaaatatgttatcaTCATCTATCAAGGATTATATCGATTTAGAGGGAAATTATTTTTGCACAGATTCGTTAACTAAATTTGGCAACAATGATGAAAATGGTGAAACATGCAAAGATAATAAAGGGAACAAtacttatataaataaaaaagaaagaaaaagaaagtcaaagtaaaaataaaaataaaaatgacgaaaaaTATGGCATACCAAAGGGTGTAACAATAAGATACAATTTTGATAACTCACGAATATAATGAAAGTAGGAAATCCTTATTTTATCACAACTGAATAGAATTCAAAATGAAGAGAAGTTGGTAAGAGGGGTAAGACCCTCCCTAATCTTACATATTGTGACAttgttaatttgtttattttttcactttttttttttaatatatgtgaTGTAGAACGAATACCATAATTGTGATGATTTGTGTTAACCCTGATTTAGGGGATACGAAATATTGTAAATTGGGATTGTTGCTTTTTATGGAGAAAAAAGTTTGAAGTTTTAAGTACATTCAAAaattaaacataaaaaataaatttatatgtattaacatatatttatatttttagtctatatttttaacaaatttgaaaaaatcaAATGTATTTTGAAATTTTGATGTTTAAAAGGGATTATATAGGATAAATCCaaagttttaaaaaaagggaaaaaaattatttggaaatataaatttttttttttttttttttttttttttaagttttattattttagcTACCTACTAACTTTATTTTCCAACTATtccaaattaatattaatttcattCATAAGACGAAAATATCctacattattatttgttagTTTATATCTGTTAGTTTATATCTGTTAGTTTATATCTGTTAGTTATATTTGTtagtttatatttgtatttctGTGTGTGTATGTGTGTGTGGAttttctttaatttattGTTTGGCTTGTGTAACTTAGCATGTTTGTTTCAGTAGCTGTTGCACACacacaaatatttttttaacaacaCTGCtgtcatttatttatttatttaaaaaaatatatatacacataatcTAATAgtgaaaattaaaaaaatggtaaatgAGTGAATGAGGTTACCTAGTTAAAGCTAAAATggaatgagaaaaaaaaaataaaaataacatagtgacaaaaaaataacaaagtagtgacaaaaaaataacaaagtagtaacaaaaaaataacaaagtagtaacaaaaaaataacaaagtagtgacaaaaaatacaagcaatataaaaatattatacatatcaTGTATAGCAAATATTTACAAATCGATTGAACAAATGACACGGAAtggaagaaataaaaataataaatgaaataaacagaataatagtaaaatataatttgaatatataaattaaatatgcTTTACAAAAATTTGAAGTAAAATACAAATTGTGAAAACAGCAAAGTCTggacaataaaaaaaagatatatgtattttattattataaatacatatatacatgaaATAAAAGGGGAAAAAGAATACAAGTAATTAGGGCAaagtttgttttttttttttttttttttttttctctttaattttgatttttatttctttttttatttcgaaCAATGGGAGGTTATTTTTCCAAAAGCCTGGAAGAATGTCTTAGAGAAGAAAAGCGAAATTTAAATCGATCCATAAGAGAATTGGAAAGGGAAATAGTTAAAttggaaaatgaaaaaaaacaaatcgaaaaaaacataaaattatatgcaaaaaaaaatgatataactCTTGTTCGAACATTGGCAAAAGATTTTGTAAAAGTAAAACAAACTGTTACaaaatatagtaaaataaaatcacatttattttctatgaaaataaaattacaaagTGTTAAATCTTCTGAACAGTTAAGTAAAAGTTTAAATGAtatcaataaaataattacaagagtaaataaatatattaaattaaaaaatattaataaatctatatacgattttcaaaaacaaaatgatgaAGTATCATTAAAAGAAGATATGTTAGATGATCTCTTTGATACGttaaattatgatatagatATGGCAGAGGAAGAAGATATAATTGTTTCTAAAGTTTTAGATGGTTTAGGTATACAAATGAATTCAAAATTAGACGAAATACCATCAGTTAGTGAGCTTAAAACTGACCAAGTTGAAACTAATGCAAATGTAGCGGATTTTCAGGAAAGAATTAACAATttaagaaaataattctCTTTCATTTTACAAATATGTAGAatgataattaaatatatttcaaaaaaaattgacTTGTGGATACACAACATGTGTGTGCAACcgtaatttttatttgtgtgATATTATTAAACCAGAGAAAAATGctgaaaatgttgaaaatgcTGAAAATGCTGAAAATGCTGGAAATGCTGAAAATGCTGGAAATGCTGGAAATGCTGGAAATGCTGGAAAATGTATATGTTCTAAAAGCTTTTACCTATATTATTGCACAcaattttatacatataaatgcgttttcaaattaaagtaatattttttttgttttataacaTCATTTTCTATTTAATGGTACACGAGTTACTGTTTTACTGAtttgattttatttatttctcctttattttgttataataatttttttatcaaccATGTAAACTTTTCATAAAAAACCAATGTTTTTATGAACAgtacatattattttaacatttCACCTgaatgttcatatttttttaaacctAAATAAATAGatgattaaaatatatcaatcgCTAGATCTGATACGCCAAATTCCATATTTATGCGTCTTttcaatataataaaagtgACTCTCCAATtggataaataaataagtatgtatatatatatatatatgtaatactcacaaaaaaatgaaaatatttttcaccGAACTTTctcatttattaatattctcAGTCGGGTCCATCTTTATAACGTTTTCATGCATTCCATTATCTCTTTAATTACATCGTCTACATTTGGAAGAGCTCCCATGCCTTTCAAAAAGGAGATTTgttttgatttaaaaattgaatatgatgcaattaaaatatagatattttacaaaatatgtGAAACAAAAGAAGTATTAAAAAGGGTaagatataatatatatataaataaaatattcttaCCATAATCACCACATGCCAAAACCTTTTCAATAGGTGGAATAACCTTAAAATTGAGCAAAAGgatacatacatataaataatttattaataatatatatcctCAATAGATATACGATGAAGTAGCaattataaaatgaaaaaaacatataaaccCCTTTTTGGTATTCATACTTTTATTCCCcatgataaaattatatcaaGTTGATGTTTTGTAATTGGATGATTAAACATGTATGTGTTCATACATGGAAAAactaaaattttttttttaaaattccaACAACGACAAATAGAGGTCTGAAAAAGATgagaaaaaatggaaatatttaCACTATAATATGTAAAATGATTCCATTtggtaaatataaaaaagtttGAAGTATTTACTATTAAATTGGGGCATGCGCCATTTGATATATAAGCCAATGTATTGGCATCTAAAGGACATATAACAAAAAGATCGGCCCATTTTCTTAATTCTATATGCAAGATATCATCACCTCGATCTTTCCATAACCATTCATCTTTATCTAATAGCActttttctttaaaattGTTCAGAAATTTTTCAAATGCGACATTTGTAgctacatattttatttctataggaatatttttattttcacattCTTTTTTTAGTTTCTCAACTATTTCACCAGTTTTAATTGCAGCAATACTTCCAGTAATTCCAAGTAGAAGTTTCATgctaatataatttttttttttttttttttttttttatttatcaaagagaagaaatataataaaaatgagaaaaatatGCGTATTTGTGTATATGGCGGaagaattaatatatatatttcctatttattattttgttctctaaaaaataatatatatttttttttataagaaaaaaagatTGAGTATAACCATCTGTTGGCGACTCATTTAGTTAGCGAATATGTAACACCTTTTTCAACCCAGAAATGtgatatatgaaaaaaacatgtattattattttttttttaatttaaaaaataatacaaacaGGAAttgaaatgaataaaaaaaattaaaataaaaaaaaaaaaaaacatgaatAAGCATAATAagataaatatgtataaacatgcataaataatgataatggaaaaataaaatatcaaaataagCATTGTAATAAAAAGTTTTGAATGGTAGAATCAGGATTTTTAATTTGATTAGTTTGTATTTTTTGgttattttaaaacaatcgttaataatatttatagacTCACTTTATTGGCCATTTTggtattttttgtataattcaCTTTACATATTCAtcgattttttttaaaataaaaaataaaaaaattaaaaaaataaaaaataaaaaaattaaaaattaaaaaaattatttttacgATTTTTACTTGCTCGTAATCTTCGAGAAACCTTCCCAACTTCTCAATTTCCCGACTTATGTACATGGAATATTATATTGGGGAGAATGAATGGCGAGCTAGAATGTGATTATAGTACATATGATTTGTTGTTTTGCCCAACAACCCCTTGGCCATGTTTATCTTTTGATTTTATTTATGATAAccaaaataaagaagatgTTATTTCacaatcaaaaataaatggaaaaaaatttaaagaaaataaattgaCATACCCAATTGATATAACATGCGTTTCCGGAACACAAGCAACAGACAAAGaatcaaataatatttatgttattaaatggggaaatttaaataaacttGATCTTTATCTAAGCTCGGAAGATTTGTCTAGTGATGatgaacatataaaaaataaaaaaaatatagaaaaaaataatagtgataataataaagcaAGTGAAGATGATAGTGTAATTATATGCAAATCTATAAAGCATACTCATGGGTGCATTAACAGAATTAAAagtagtaaaaaaataaattcttTAGTCGGGGCATGGTGTGAAgataaaaaagtatatatttatgaaattCGTGATGAAATAGAAGGTTTAAATGAGcgaatatataatgaaaatattcaaaaagatcctgtttatatttttaacaaacATAGTAATGAAGGTTTTGCTATAGATTGGAATCCGGTATATGGTGCTCAATTATTAACAGGTGATAATGAtggtaatttatttttatggcTACCTGATAATATGGCAAAATGGAAACATGAAAATTTAAACTCTACTTCTATCAAAAATAAttgtaataaatatagtaTAGAGGATATTCAATGGATTAAAAAAGGGAATGGATTAGGTCATGTATTTGCCATTTGCTCTTCTgataaaagtataaaaattgttGATACTCGAGATATTAAAAGTGTTTCAGATGAAAACCAGATGCAAAACTTGGTTAATCGTGAAATTGGGTTCAAAATAGATATTCCTAATGCACATTCTAGTGATGTTAATGTTATAACATGGAA
This genomic window from Plasmodium yoelii strain 17X genome assembly, chromosome: 7 contains:
- a CDS encoding EF-hand calcium-binding domain-containing protein, putative; this encodes MRRGLRKICEHFYKDKSQINCVRNIYGNNNVIKNNFLLCIQGRNFSNNVTNEKNEHGNGNPYTNGMTSAYYWAESTKNKIHDSKINELREQFSILKDYDDSDLMIWRTSFNQMDKDKDNFISHADLQKSDWSLEKYTLFQNYDMDKNNLIDFGEYIQAIIDIDTQHFKNFFQGFRKIDIELEFQKYAITEKDNNKKIIPLTKLMQMLKDKEFTCVTETDSRKLFNLMDMNQDGYLDFEDFVKWLGIK
- a CDS encoding phosphopantothenoylcysteine decarboxylase, which encodes MKLLLGITGSIAAIKTGEIVEKLKKECENKNIPIEIKYVATNVAFEKFLNNFKEKVLLDKDEWLWKDRGDDILHIELRKWADLFVICPLDANTLAYISNGACPNLITSICRCWNFKKKILVFPCMNTYMFNHPITKHQLDIILSWGIKVIPPIEKVLACGDYGMGALPNVDDVIKEIMECMKTL